The following DNA comes from Curtobacterium sp. 9128.
GGTCACTCCGGCGCTGAGCCGACATGCTCGGCGAGGACGTCCCGCACGCTCGTCCACTCGTCACCGAACGGGGCGTTGTCGACGTGGCGCAGCTCACCCTCCCCGCTGAACATCGTCACGAAGTACTGCATCCCCTGCCAGGCAGGGAACGGCTCGCCCGTGTCCCGCGACACCCGGCGCCCGACCCTCGCCATCGCGGAGAGCGTCCCAGCGGTCCCGGCCCACTGCAGCCGGAACACGGTGCCCGTGAGCCGCGACATCGTGCCCGCGATCTCACGTGCGGTCACCCGGTCCCCGGCGACCTCGACGACCCGCGGGGCCGACGGGTCGAGCGCGACCTCCGCCGTCACCCGTGCGGTGTCGTCCTTCGTGGTGAAGTCGAGCACCTGGTCCGCGGACGACCAGAACAGCACCCGCTGCCTGTCGAACAGGATCATCGGCGCCTGCCCGGTGAGCATGTCCGTGAACGCGCCGTTGAGCACCGACGTGCCCCGGATCCGCGCGGCGTCGAGGTCCGCGGCGAACTCCCGCCGGAGCTCGAAGTTCCGGTTCGTGCCCGGCGTGGTCCGTCGGTAGTCAGCCGAGTAGTCCGACGGGACGAAGCGCTCGACACCGGCGTCGACTGCGGCGGCGAGCAGTGCCCGCTGCGCGTCGACGATCACGGAGCGGGTGCCGCTGACGGCGGAGACGACGACCTCGACGCCGGTCAGTGCCGCTCGGAGTGCCGTGCCGTCAGTGTACTCCGCCACGACGACCTCGACGCGGTCGTCCCTGCCGAAGCGCTCGGCGGCGGTCGTGCTGCCGGGTCGGGTGAGGACGCGGACGCTGGTGTCACGGGCGAGGAGCTCGCGGACGATGCGCCCGCCGAGGTCTCCGGTCGCGCCGGCGACGAGGACGGTGGTGGTCATGCTCCCGACAGTACGGACGCGGTGCCCACACGGGCTCAGGCGGGGGACGACGGGCGCTCAGCCCGCCAGGCGCCGCAGCCCCTCGTCGATCGACACCGCGGGCTCCCACTGCAGGTCGCGCCGGGTGCGTCGCTGGTCGAACCAGTGCGACGTCGACAGCTGTTCGGCCAGGAACCGCGTCATCGGCGGCTCGTCCACCCCCGGCCGGACCCGCCAGACCGCTTCGACGACGGACCCGGCCGCACGGGCGACACCCGCTGGGACGTGCCACCTGGGCGTCGGCACACCGGATGCCCGGCAGATCCCGTCGAGCAGGTCCGCGACGGGCCGTGGTTCGCCGTTGGTGACCACGTACGCGTTCCCGTGGACACCCTCGTCGGCCGCGTGGGTCAGCGCCGCGACCATCGCCGACGCCGCGTTGTCGACGTAGCAGGAGTCGATGAGTGCAGCGCCGGAGTCGAGCAACGGCAGCCGGCCGCGACGGGCCCGGTCGACGATGCGGCCGACGAGCTGTGTGTCGCCGGGGCCCCACACCAGGTGCGGGCGGACGGCGACGACGGCGAACCCGGGTGCGTCCGCGGCGAGCGCCAGGAGTTCGGCGGCCGCCTTGGTCCTGGCGTAGTCCCCCCGCGCGCCGTCCGGCGAGGCAGGGGACGCGCCGGCACCCGCGATCGAGGACCCGGTGTGGGCCACCGACGGCGACGACACGAACACGAACCGGGAGACACCGGCCGCCCGTGCGGCGTCGATGAGCGCCTGCGTGCCCTCCACGTTCACCCGGGTGAAGTCGGCGGGGTCACCGGCGAGCGAGACCTTGGCGGCGAGGTGCACGACGGCGTCGACGCCCTCGACGGCACGGACGACCGCAGCCGGGTCCGTCATCGTCCCGAGCACGTCGGAGACCGCGGCCCCACCGTCGACACCGGCAACGCCGGACGGACGGCGCTGGAACGTGCGCACGTCGTGCCCGGCGTCCCGCACGGCGGCGGCGACCGCTCGGCCGAGGAACCCGCTCGCGCCGGTGACCAGGACCGTCACGGGCGCACCATCCGTCCGCCACCGAGGACCGATGCAGCCCAGCGCGCGAGTCGTGTGCGGTCGACCTTCGAGTTGTGCCGGATGTCCGTCGGCAGCACGGGCACGACGAGCACCGCGGCGATCGGCGCCCCCGCAGCGGCACGGATCGACGCGGCCAACGCGGACGGGGCCAGCCCTGGACGCCGCACCGACGGGACCGTCTCCACGACGGCGACGACCTGCTGCGTCCCCGCGGGGCCGACACCGGCGACACCCGCACGCCCCACGCCGGTCACGCCCTCGATGCGCTGCTCGGGACCGACCGGTGTGAGCACCTCGGCCGGCGTCGTGATCACGTGCTGGAGCCGCCCCTCGACCCAGAGCTGCCCGGAGGCGTCCAGGTGCCCGACGTCACCGGTGCGGTGCCCGCGGGGATCGATGACGCCCAGCCGCGCGGCACGGTTCGTCCGCCAGAGCCGGTCGTAGTGGTCGCGGACGTGCGGGGCGACGACGACGATCTCCCCCGTGACGTCCGGCTCGTCCGTGAGCTCGCCCGTCGGCGCTCCGGACGGCGACAGGGGTGCGATGCGGACGGAGACACCGGCGGCCGGTCGGCCGACGCACACCCCACCCGCACCCGAGGACGTCGCAGCGGCCCCACGGATGCCGTCGAGGTCCACGTCCGTCATGAGCAGCCCCTCGGTCATGCCGTAGGGGGTGTGCGCACTCGCGTTCGGCATCAGCTCGGTCGCGGCCGTCAGCAGCGCGGCCGAGACGGGAGCGCCCGCCGACAGGAACAGGCGGACGCGGCCGAGCGCGGCACGGTCGGCATCGGTCAACGCGGGCGCTGTCGCCACGACGTTCGCGATGGCCGCCGGCGACAGGAACACCACGGTCGCGTCGGCCGCGGCGACGGAGTCCGCCACTGCCTTCGCCGTGAGGGTCCTGGGCGCGGTGACGTCCATGTCGGGCGCGACGGACCGCGCACCGAGCGCCGGACCGAGCAGTGCGAACGGCGCGAACCCGGCGACGAGGCCGGTCCCGATCCCGACGTCGTACTGCGCCGACAGGACGTCACGGACGGCGCCGAGCTGTCCGTGCGTGTACACGACGCCCTTCGCCGGACCGGTCGACCCCGAGGTGAAGAGCACGGCCGCCGGCGCATCGGACGACGGTGCGTCCGGCAGCGCCGTCCCGGCCGCGAGACGACGCGCTCCGCGACGTGCGACCGACGACAGCGTGTGCTCGACACGCAGCGCAGCACGTGCCGGAGCCGGAAGGGCCACCGTCGCGATCCGCCGTCCCGGCCAACCGAGCGCACGCGCCGCGGCGAGGCCGGGCAGCGCACCGATGATCCAGTCCGGCCGTGCGCCCTTCACGGCACGGGTGAGGCCACGGAGCCCGAGTCCGGCATCGGCGACGACGACCGTCGCGCCGACGCGGACACAGGCGTAGAGCGCCGCCGTGAGGTCGGCTCCGGGGGTGACGAGCAACGAGACGCGGTCACCAGGGCGGACACCGACGTCGAGGAGCCCCGCGGCGACCTCGTCGACCCGGCGGGCGAGGAGCCGCCAGCTGATCGTCCGGGTCCCGCCGGGTGCCGCCATCTCGACGAGCGCCGCCTCGTCCGAGTCGCGCAGCTCGTCGAGTGCGGCCCAGAGCGGGCGGCTCGCGGCCGCCTCGGACGTGTCGGTCTGGAGGGACGGCTCGGCCCCGGCGGGCACGCGACCGTCCGGCAGGCGGTCACCCAGCCAGTCGAAGACCGTCCCGGCGACGTCCGCGTCCTCCGGCAGCAGGTGCCCTGCACCCTCGAACCGGTGCACGTCCGCGTGTGGGAGCCGCTCCGCGAGGTCGTCGAGGTAGCGCTCGAGGAACACCGGATCGCGAGGCCCCCACACGAGCAGTGCGGGGACGTCGAGCGCAGCGACGCCCGAGGAGATCCGGTCGAGCTCCCTCGCGCTCGGGTGCCCGGCGTCGACGGGGATGTCCGCCACGAAGCCGCCGATGCCACCGCGACGCGCAGCACCCCGGTACGGCGCACGGAAGGCGTCGGCGACGGGACGCTCGAGCTTCGGGTGCGCGATCGCGAGGGTCGTCTCGAGGAACGCCGGCGTCACGACGGTCGCACGACCGAGGAGGCCCGGACGGAGCGCCAGACGCAGCGGAGCGGGGATCGGGGCGTCGTCCGGCTGGTGCACGGCGGTGTTGCACGTCGTCACGCCGACCACGAGGTCGGGGTGGTCGACCGCCCAGCCGAGCGACACCACACCGCCCCAGTCGTGCCCGAGGGTCACCACGGGTCCGGTGAGGCCGAGTTCGTCGGTCAGGGCGCCGAGGTCGGCGACGCGCTGGGGCAGCCCGCGCTCGAGCCCGGTGCGCTCCGAGAAGCCCATGTCGAGCTGGTCGACGGCGATCACGCGCCACGCGGGTCCGCCGGCCGCGGCGACCTCGAGCGAGGTGCGGAGCACCGACCGCCACAGGTACGACCACGTCGGGTTGCCGTGCACGCACAGCAGCGTGCCGACCGGTTCCACGCCGAGCGCGGCCAGGGACCCGGCCGTGTCGAGGAGGTGCCAGGTGCGCGCGGCGCGATCCGAGCCTCCCGAGCGTCCACCCGACCACGCGGGGACGGTCACCAGACGGGACCACGCGGGGTCGAGTCCTGGCAGGGAGGGCGGCTGCGTGGCCGGAGCGGTGCTCGCGGCCACGCGGGGCAGCCCGGATGTCACCAGCGGAGTTCCATCATCGCCGTGTTGATGCCGGAGCCGACACCGCCGAGGAAGACGCGGTCACCGGGGCGGATCCGCCCGTTCGCGGCCTCGTCGGCCAGGGTGATCGGGATCGACGCCGGGCCGACGTTGCCGAAGCGCTCGTAGGTGGTGGGGACCTTGTCCCGCGGGACCCCGATCGCCTCGACGAAGGCGTTGGTGTGCACGTCGGAGACCTGGTGCAGGACGTAGCGGTCCATGTCGGCCCAGTCGAAGTGCGAGCGCGCCTCGTTCCAGGCGGCCACGACGAGCTCCATGCCGCCCTTGAGCAGCATCTTCGCGTCGGTGAACATGCCGTCGACGCTGCCGACGCAGAGGTCGTACCACTGCGTCGCCGCGCGGGTGACGCCACCGACGATCCGGTGTCCGCCCGGGTGCATGTCCGCCGGGCCGAGCACGGCTGCGGCAGCGCCCGAGCCGAGCGTCAGGCTGGCGAACTCGCTCATGAAGTCCTTGCGGTTCCGGCCACCCTGGTTCAGGCGGTCGATCGTGTTGAGCTGCACCTGGTCGGCGTCCTCACCGTCCACGACGAGCGCGTACTTGATCTGGCCGGAGTCGATCATGCCAGCGGCCACGCTCATGGCGTTGACGAACCCGAGGCAGGCGTTCGCGATGTCGAAGTTGATCGCCGACGACGGCAGCCCGAGTCCGTGGTGCAGGCGCACGGCGACGCTCGGCTCGAGGTGCGGCCGGGTCACGGAGGTGTTGATGAGGAGTCCGACGTCCTCCGGGCGGATGCCGGCCTCGGCCATCGCACGACGTCCGGCGTCGATCGCGGCGTCCTGGAAGGTCTGGCCGTCGCCCCAGTTGCGGCGCTCCTTGACCCCGGCGACCCGCTCGAGCAGACCCATCGGCAGGCGGAGGCGCCGGAGCACCCCGCGGAGGCGCTCCTCGATGTCCGCCGACGTGGTCACACGCTCAGCAACAGTGGTCGCGACGGACAGCAGAGCGACGTTGTCGTGCTTGGCCGTGGCGTTGCCGGGCCGCTCCGGTTCGCTGCTCGTCGCCTGGTCCACCGGCCGTTCCGTCATGATCGTCACCGATACATACTTCCGCATCTGGGCTGGATGCGCGATCCGGATGCGCTGAGCGGTGGGGGACGCCGTCTGCGTGGGCCGTTCGACACAGGCTCTGGAGACGGACCTGTGCCGTGACGATCCGTCGGATACGATCCTTCGGCGAGGGGGAAACGTGCACGCCAGGAAGAACGCGATCGCCGTGGTCGGTGTGGGCGTCGTCGTCGCCGCGAGCCTCGGCGGCTGCTCACTGCTGCGGGGTGGCGGTGGGGATCTGCCTGCCCCCACCCGCTCGATCTCCGCGTCACCGACGCCGACCCCGTCGACGTCGTCCGATGCGGGCGACTCGGCCGCGGACCTGCTGCGCGAGTCGTCGTCGCCACGCCCGCCGACGCCGGAACCGTCGCAGGCGTCAGCACCCGCGCCGACGATCTCGACCATCCCGGCGGGCACGGTCGTCACCGAGGGCGACGTCGCCTCACCGAAGGGCAGCGTCCACTTCCACTACCGGGTGGTCGCGGGTGCCGATGACCACTTCGTGGTGCAGTACTCCGGGTTCACGTCCACGCTCCCGGTCCCGGTGAGTGCGACGTTCCTCGAGGACGCACCCGCCGTCGGCGACGGGCTGACCTACCACGGCATCGGCGACGACCAGCTCGGCGGTGCCACGACCACGCCGTCGGCCGCTGTTTCGGTGCCGATCGACAAGGCCGGCTCCGACCCGTCGTGGCTCGGTTCCCTGGTGACCTACTCGTCGGCGACGGCTGACCCGTCGCTGCCGGTCGAGATCGGCCCGGACAAGGTGCTCGCGGTGACGAAGGTCGCGTGGTCGGTGCCCGCCAGGACGACGAACGTGCACCCGGCGGACGGCGGCGCGACGGCGAACGCGAGCGGGACGGTCTCCGCGACGACGGCGTCCGGCGTACCGGCGTCCTACGTGATCGCGCCGGGCGACCTGATCGGGGACGTCGCGGCGCGGTTCGGGATCACCGTCGAGACGCTCATCTGGCTCAACGACGGCATGCAGGTGTACGGCAAGCAGCAGTACCTCTACGAGGGCACGACGCTCAACCTCGACCCGCTCCGACGCTGACGCGGCGCAGCCCCGCCGACTGGTCGCGACACCCCGCTCACGATCGTCGAGCGGTCGCATCCCGTCGGTCACGCGCCCCGGCCTCGACGGTATGCGACCACTCGACGTGAGGCACTCGGGGTGTCGTGACCGGTCGCGGCGCATCGGACCCCGGACACGACGACGCCCCGGACACGACGACACCCCGCCGCCCGAGGGCGACGGGGTGTCGTCGGCCAGCGTGCTACTTGCGCAGCTCCAGGTACTTCGCGATGAGGGCCTTCGTCGAGGAGTCCTGCGACGCCAGCGCGTCGGCGTCACCGTCGACCGCTGGTGCGATCTGCAGCGCGAGCTGCTTGCCGAGCTCGACGCCCCACTGGTCGAACGAGTCGATGCCCCAGATGGTGCCCTCGGTGAAGACGATGTGCTCGTACAGCGCGATGAGCTGCCCGACGACGCTCGGCGTGAGCGCCGGCGCGAGGATCGACGTCGACGGCTTGTTGCCCGTGAACGTGCGCGCCGCGACGATCGCTTCGTCGGTGGTGCCCTCTGCCCGGACCTCGTCCGCGGTCTTGCCGAACGCCAGCGCCTTGGTCTGCGCGAAGAAGTTCGCGAGGAACAGGTTGTGGACGTCCTGACCGGGCTCCACGGCCTTGCCGTCGCCGGTCTCGTCCTTGAGCGGACGGGCCGGGTTCGCCACCGCGATGAAGTCCGCGGGGATCAGGCGGGTGCCCTGGTGGATGAGCTGGTAGAACGCGTGCTGGCCGTTCGTGCCGGGCTCGCCCCAGAAGACCTCGCCGGTGTCCGTCGTGACGGGCGAGCCGTCCCAGCGGACGCGCTTGCCGTTCGACTCCATGGTGAGCTGCTGCAGGTACGCGGCGAAGCGGTGCAGGTACTGCGTGTACGGCAGGACCGCGTGGCTCTGGGCACCGAGGAAGTTCGAGTACCAGACGTTGAGCAGGCCCATCAGGACCGGCACGTTCTGCGCGAGCGGGGTGGTGCGCATGTGCTCGTCGATGGTGTGGAAGCCGGCGAGGAAGTCCTGCCAGTTCTCCTTGCCGATCGCGATGATCACGCTCGTGCCGATGGCCGAGTCGACCGAGTAGCGGCCGCCCACCCAGTCCCAGAAGCCGAATGCGTTCTCGGGGTCGATGCCGAACGCGGCGACCTTGTCGAGCGCGGTCGACACGGCGACGAAGTGCTTGGCGACGGCGTCGTTCTTCGCGTCGTCGGCGGCGTCGGTGAGGCCGAGCTTCTCCCAGAGCCACTGCCGCGCCAGGCGGGCGTTCGTCAGGGTCTCGAGGGTGCCGAAGGTCTTCGACGCGACGATGAACAGCGTGGTCTCGGGGTCGAGGTCAGCGGTCTTCTCGTAGATGTCGGCCGGGTCGATGTTCGAGACGAACCGTGCCTCGATGCCGGCCTGCACGTAGGGCTTGAGCGCCTCGTAGACCATGACGGGGCCGAGGTCCGACCCGCCGATGCCGATGTTCACGACGGTCTCGATGCGCTTGCCGGTGACGCCCTTCCAGGCGCCGGAACGGACCTGCTCCGCGAAGGCGTAGACCTTGTCGAGCGTGGCGTGCACGTCGGCGTCGACGTCCTGGCCGTCCACGACGAACGGTGCCGCGGGGGTGAGCTCGCCGCCCTTCGGACGACGGAGCGCGGTGTGCAGCACGGCACGGTCCTCGGTCGGGTTGACGTGCTCACCGGAGATCATCGCCTGGTAGCGCTCCGCGACCCCGGTGGCCTCGGCGACCTGGAGGAGCGCCGCGAGGATCTCCTCGGTCACCAGGCCCTTGGACAGGTCGACGGTGAGGTCGCCCGCCTGGAACGTGTACTGCTCGGCCCGGCCCGGGTCGCTGTCGAACCACCCTCGCAGGTCCGGCGAGAAGCCGTCGGCGATGCCGGCGAGCGTCTTCCAGCCTTCGGTCGTCGTGGGGTCGACGGGTGCGGATTCGGTCACGGATTCCTCCTGAGCGCATGAACTGGAACGGTCCGCAGACCTCCGCAACGCTGCGACGCGGGCCGCATCCGAGCGTAGTGCGCTCCGGGACGGCGCGTGCACCGCACGGTCAGGCCTGTGGAGAACGACGGGAGGCCCGGGTCGGGTGACCGGCGCGGCTCACGTGAGCAGGGCCTCCAGGATGTCCGCGACCGGCCGGTCGGCCGCCGCCCGCCAGGACCGACCCGCCCACAAGTGGAGCGCATGCGGATCGCCCGCGGCGGCGGCCGCCGTGCGGATCGGCTTCGTGAGGTGGTGCAGGGCCGGGTACCCGAGCGGCGCGTCCTCGTGCTCGCGGACGAAGCGGTTCACGAGTGCCCGTGCCGGACGTCCGGTGAACGCCCTGGTCAGCGCGGTCCGGTCGAAGACCGGGTCGGCGAGGGCCTCGCGGTGGGTCTGGTTCGTCCCTGCCTCGTCGGCGCGGAGCACGAGGGTGCCGACCATCGCGGCACCTGCCCCGGCGAGGCGGACGGCCTCGACGTCTGCGGCTCCCCCGATGCCGCCCGCAGCGATGACGGGCAGGTCGACCGCTCGACGGACGGCCCGGACCAGCTCCGGCAGCGGTTCCCACAGCGGCTCGGCGGCCGGGTCGAGCACGGCGGAGTGTCCGCCGGCCGCCTCGCCCTGCACGACCAGGACGTCGACACCGCGTTCCGCTGCGGCGAGTGCCTCGGCCCGGTTCGTCACGGACTGCATCGTGATGGTCTCGCGCTTCCGGAACTCCCACACCAGGTCGGCGTCCGGCAGCCCGAACGTGAAGGACACGACCGGCACCGGGTCGTCGAGGAGCAGCGCCACCTTGTCCGCCCAGGCGTCGTCGTCCTCGCGCTTGTCCGGGAGCCCCTCGACCCCGAGGGCATCGCGGTACCGGTCGTACGCCGCGTCGGTGATCGGGACCGGGTTGGGCGCGAAGAGGTTCACCCCGAAGTGCTCGGTGGCGTCCCGGACCTCGGCGATCTGCGCGGCGAGGTCGTCGACGGTGCGGTACCCGGCGGCGAGCTGCGCGAAGTGACCGGCACGGGCGGCG
Coding sequences within:
- a CDS encoding NmrA family NAD(P)-binding protein, with the translated sequence MTTTVLVAGATGDLGGRIVRELLARDTSVRVLTRPGSTTAAERFGRDDRVEVVVAEYTDGTALRAALTGVEVVVSAVSGTRSVIVDAQRALLAAAVDAGVERFVPSDYSADYRRTTPGTNRNFELRREFAADLDAARIRGTSVLNGAFTDMLTGQAPMILFDRQRVLFWSSADQVLDFTTKDDTARVTAEVALDPSAPRVVEVAGDRVTAREIAGTMSRLTGTVFRLQWAGTAGTLSAMARVGRRVSRDTGEPFPAWQGMQYFVTMFSGEGELRHVDNAPFGDEWTSVRDVLAEHVGSAPE
- a CDS encoding NAD-dependent epimerase/dehydratase family protein; protein product: MTVLVTGASGFLGRAVAAAVRDAGHDVRTFQRRPSGVAGVDGGAAVSDVLGTMTDPAAVVRAVEGVDAVVHLAAKVSLAGDPADFTRVNVEGTQALIDAARAAGVSRFVFVSSPSVAHTGSSIAGAGASPASPDGARGDYARTKAAAELLALAADAPGFAVVAVRPHLVWGPGDTQLVGRIVDRARRGRLPLLDSGAALIDSCYVDNAASAMVAALTHAADEGVHGNAYVVTNGEPRPVADLLDGICRASGVPTPRWHVPAGVARAAGSVVEAVWRVRPGVDEPPMTRFLAEQLSTSHWFDQRRTRRDLQWEPAVSIDEGLRRLAG
- a CDS encoding alpha/beta fold hydrolase, with product MTSGLPRVAASTAPATQPPSLPGLDPAWSRLVTVPAWSGGRSGGSDRAARTWHLLDTAGSLAALGVEPVGTLLCVHGNPTWSYLWRSVLRTSLEVAAAGGPAWRVIAVDQLDMGFSERTGLERGLPQRVADLGALTDELGLTGPVVTLGHDWGGVVSLGWAVDHPDLVVGVTTCNTAVHQPDDAPIPAPLRLALRPGLLGRATVVTPAFLETTLAIAHPKLERPVADAFRAPYRGAARRGGIGGFVADIPVDAGHPSARELDRISSGVAALDVPALLVWGPRDPVFLERYLDDLAERLPHADVHRFEGAGHLLPEDADVAGTVFDWLGDRLPDGRVPAGAEPSLQTDTSEAAASRPLWAALDELRDSDEAALVEMAAPGGTRTISWRLLARRVDEVAAGLLDVGVRPGDRVSLLVTPGADLTAALYACVRVGATVVVADAGLGLRGLTRAVKGARPDWIIGALPGLAAARALGWPGRRIATVALPAPARAALRVEHTLSSVARRGARRLAAGTALPDAPSSDAPAAVLFTSGSTGPAKGVVYTHGQLGAVRDVLSAQYDVGIGTGLVAGFAPFALLGPALGARSVAPDMDVTAPRTLTAKAVADSVAAADATVVFLSPAAIANVVATAPALTDADRAALGRVRLFLSAGAPVSAALLTAATELMPNASAHTPYGMTEGLLMTDVDLDGIRGAAATSSGAGGVCVGRPAAGVSVRIAPLSPSGAPTGELTDEPDVTGEIVVVAPHVRDHYDRLWRTNRAARLGVIDPRGHRTGDVGHLDASGQLWVEGRLQHVITTPAEVLTPVGPEQRIEGVTGVGRAGVAGVGPAGTQQVVAVVETVPSVRRPGLAPSALAASIRAAAGAPIAAVLVVPVLPTDIRHNSKVDRTRLARWAASVLGGGRMVRP
- a CDS encoding 3-oxoacyl-ACP synthase III — protein: MTERPVDQATSSEPERPGNATAKHDNVALLSVATTVAERVTTSADIEERLRGVLRRLRLPMGLLERVAGVKERRNWGDGQTFQDAAIDAGRRAMAEAGIRPEDVGLLINTSVTRPHLEPSVAVRLHHGLGLPSSAINFDIANACLGFVNAMSVAAGMIDSGQIKYALVVDGEDADQVQLNTIDRLNQGGRNRKDFMSEFASLTLGSGAAAAVLGPADMHPGGHRIVGGVTRAATQWYDLCVGSVDGMFTDAKMLLKGGMELVVAAWNEARSHFDWADMDRYVLHQVSDVHTNAFVEAIGVPRDKVPTTYERFGNVGPASIPITLADEAANGRIRPGDRVFLGGVGSGINTAMMELRW
- a CDS encoding LysM peptidoglycan-binding domain-containing protein is translated as MHARKNAIAVVGVGVVVAASLGGCSLLRGGGGDLPAPTRSISASPTPTPSTSSDAGDSAADLLRESSSPRPPTPEPSQASAPAPTISTIPAGTVVTEGDVASPKGSVHFHYRVVAGADDHFVVQYSGFTSTLPVPVSATFLEDAPAVGDGLTYHGIGDDQLGGATTTPSAAVSVPIDKAGSDPSWLGSLVTYSSATADPSLPVEIGPDKVLAVTKVAWSVPARTTNVHPADGGATANASGTVSATTASGVPASYVIAPGDLIGDVAARFGITVETLIWLNDGMQVYGKQQYLYEGTTLNLDPLRR
- the pgi gene encoding glucose-6-phosphate isomerase, translated to MTESAPVDPTTTEGWKTLAGIADGFSPDLRGWFDSDPGRAEQYTFQAGDLTVDLSKGLVTEEILAALLQVAEATGVAERYQAMISGEHVNPTEDRAVLHTALRRPKGGELTPAAPFVVDGQDVDADVHATLDKVYAFAEQVRSGAWKGVTGKRIETVVNIGIGGSDLGPVMVYEALKPYVQAGIEARFVSNIDPADIYEKTADLDPETTLFIVASKTFGTLETLTNARLARQWLWEKLGLTDAADDAKNDAVAKHFVAVSTALDKVAAFGIDPENAFGFWDWVGGRYSVDSAIGTSVIIAIGKENWQDFLAGFHTIDEHMRTTPLAQNVPVLMGLLNVWYSNFLGAQSHAVLPYTQYLHRFAAYLQQLTMESNGKRVRWDGSPVTTDTGEVFWGEPGTNGQHAFYQLIHQGTRLIPADFIAVANPARPLKDETGDGKAVEPGQDVHNLFLANFFAQTKALAFGKTADEVRAEGTTDEAIVAARTFTGNKPSTSILAPALTPSVVGQLIALYEHIVFTEGTIWGIDSFDQWGVELGKQLALQIAPAVDGDADALASQDSSTKALIAKYLELRK
- a CDS encoding nitronate monooxygenase, encoding MTDLPAPLRTPVHVAPMAGGPTTPALVVAAARAGHFAQLAAGYRTVDDLAAQIAEVRDATEHFGVNLFAPNPVPITDAAYDRYRDALGVEGLPDKREDDDAWADKVALLLDDPVPVVSFTFGLPDADLVWEFRKRETITMQSVTNRAEALAAAERGVDVLVVQGEAAGGHSAVLDPAAEPLWEPLPELVRAVRRAVDLPVIAAGGIGGAADVEAVRLAGAGAAMVGTLVLRADEAGTNQTHREALADPVFDRTALTRAFTGRPARALVNRFVREHEDAPLGYPALHHLTKPIRTAAAAAGDPHALHLWAGRSWRAAADRPVADILEALLT